A DNA window from Pseudomonas resinovorans NBRC 106553 contains the following coding sequences:
- a CDS encoding acyl-CoA dehydrogenase, with amino-acid sequence MTDSLLNERELSFQLYELQDTEALLQRPRYAEHDRAVFDATLETARGIAAEYFAPHNQKGDANEPTFDGRTISLIPETKVAWDAFAEAGFLAAHHDAADGGLQLPEVILRASMAYFNAANIATVAYSFLTIGAANLVKSFAGEELRQRFLPPMLDGRFSGTMALTEPGQGSALGDLRTSARPAGDGSYRISGQKMFISGGDHELTENIVHMVLARLDGAPAGTRGISLFLVPKFLVNPDGSLGARNDVALAGLLHKHGYRNTTSTVLSFGEHEGAVGYLVGEAGKGLSYMFQMMNEARIGVALGASSLAYQSFIHALDYARERPQGRLPGAKDPLAPQVRIIEHADVRRMLLQQKAYAEGSLALCLYASSLFEDAHTAPEETARREAGELLDLLIPMVKSYPSKYCVIASDIGIQVLGGSGYIREYPLEQYYRDNRLNPIHEGTEGIHGLDLLGRKLQQNGGAGYRLFLQQVRGALREAARDDHCAALGYVLAGALDRLQEVTENLLGQVAADPNLGLSNATVYLDLFGRVLVGWLWLRMALVASRALAAGATGSEADFYQGKLQAARYFIDWELASVDAQARLLGAGNRTSFDMRDSWF; translated from the coding sequence ATGACCGATTCGCTGCTGAACGAACGCGAACTGAGCTTCCAGCTCTACGAGCTGCAGGACACCGAGGCCCTGCTCCAGCGTCCGCGCTACGCCGAACACGATCGCGCCGTGTTCGACGCCACCCTGGAGACCGCGCGCGGAATCGCCGCCGAGTACTTCGCCCCGCACAACCAGAAGGGCGACGCCAATGAGCCGACCTTCGATGGCCGGACGATCAGCCTGATCCCGGAAACCAAGGTCGCCTGGGATGCCTTCGCCGAAGCCGGCTTCCTCGCCGCCCACCACGACGCCGCCGACGGCGGCCTGCAGCTGCCGGAAGTCATCCTGCGGGCCAGCATGGCCTACTTCAACGCGGCCAACATCGCCACGGTGGCCTACTCCTTCCTGACCATCGGCGCGGCCAACCTGGTGAAGAGCTTCGCCGGCGAAGAGCTCCGCCAGCGCTTCCTGCCGCCGATGCTGGACGGCCGCTTCAGCGGCACCATGGCCCTGACCGAGCCCGGCCAGGGTTCCGCCCTCGGCGACCTGCGCACCAGCGCCCGCCCCGCCGGCGACGGCAGCTACCGCATCAGCGGGCAGAAGATGTTCATTTCCGGCGGCGACCACGAGCTGACCGAGAACATCGTGCACATGGTGCTGGCCCGCCTCGACGGCGCGCCGGCCGGCACCCGTGGCATCTCGCTGTTCCTGGTGCCGAAGTTCCTGGTCAACCCGGACGGCAGCCTCGGCGCGCGCAACGACGTGGCCCTGGCCGGCCTGTTGCACAAGCACGGCTACCGCAACACCACCTCCACCGTGCTCAGCTTCGGTGAACACGAAGGGGCGGTCGGCTACCTGGTGGGCGAGGCCGGCAAGGGCCTGTCCTACATGTTCCAGATGATGAACGAGGCGCGCATCGGCGTGGCCCTGGGCGCCTCCTCCCTGGCCTACCAGAGCTTCATCCACGCCCTCGACTACGCCCGCGAACGCCCCCAGGGCCGCCTGCCCGGCGCCAAGGACCCGCTGGCGCCCCAGGTACGGATCATCGAGCACGCCGACGTGCGGCGCATGCTCTTGCAGCAGAAGGCCTACGCCGAAGGCAGCCTGGCGCTGTGCCTGTACGCCAGCAGCCTGTTCGAGGACGCCCACACCGCGCCGGAGGAAACGGCGCGGCGCGAGGCCGGCGAGCTGCTCGACCTGCTGATCCCCATGGTCAAGTCCTACCCCTCGAAGTACTGCGTCATCGCTTCCGATATCGGAATCCAGGTCCTCGGCGGCTCCGGCTACATCCGTGAGTACCCCCTGGAGCAGTACTACCGCGACAACCGCCTCAACCCCATTCACGAAGGCACGGAGGGCATCCACGGCCTCGATCTGCTGGGCCGCAAGCTGCAACAGAACGGTGGCGCGGGCTACCGCCTGTTCCTGCAACAAGTGCGCGGGGCCTTGCGGGAAGCCGCTCGCGATGATCATTGCGCCGCCCTGGGCTACGTTCTGGCGGGGGCCCTGGACCGGCTGCAGGAGGTTACCGAGAACCTGCTGGGCCAGGTCGCCGCCGACCCCAACCTCGGCCTTTCCAACGCCACCGTCTACCTCGACCTGTTCGGCCGCGTACTGGTGGGCTGGCTGTGGCTGCGCATGGCCCTGGTGGCCAGCCGCGCCCTGGCCGCCGGCGCCACCGGCAGCGAGGCCGACTTCTACCAGGGCAAGTTGCAGGCGGCGCGGTACTTCATCGACTGGGAACTCGCCTCGGTCGATGCCCAGGCGCGCCTGCTGGGGGCCGGCAACCGCACCAGCTTCGACATGCGGGACTCGTGGTTCTGA
- a CDS encoding acyl-CoA dehydrogenase family protein encodes MIPRTLFSPEHEEFRRAARRFVEEEVAPFHAQWEKDKCVPREVWRKAGEMGMLLPSMPEEYGGPGADQLFDVVFAEEFMRVGATGLIGFGVHGLVANYILNYGTEAQKHAWLPKMIAGEAVGSIAMTEPNTGSDLQAVRTRAVREGDEYVLNGSKTFISNGASCDLALVVCKTGSSGGAKDISIVIVEKERAGFGRSQPLEKIGLHAQDTSMLFFDDCRVPVENVLGGEEGRGFYQLMHDLAWERIIGAVGFQAQAEAALEQTIEYTRTRMVFGQPVLDFQNSRFTLAQLKTEVQIGRSWIDSCLELLLRGELTSETAAVAKYWTAELSSRVVDACLQLHGGNGYMTEYPIARLYLDTRGNRIWGGTNEIMKEIIARTL; translated from the coding sequence CTGATCCCCCGTACCCTGTTCAGCCCCGAGCACGAAGAGTTCCGCCGCGCCGCCCGCCGCTTCGTGGAAGAAGAAGTGGCGCCGTTCCACGCCCAGTGGGAGAAGGACAAGTGCGTCCCCCGCGAGGTCTGGCGCAAGGCCGGCGAGATGGGCATGTTGCTGCCCTCCATGCCGGAGGAATACGGCGGTCCGGGTGCCGACCAGCTGTTCGACGTGGTGTTCGCCGAGGAATTCATGCGCGTCGGCGCCACCGGCCTGATCGGCTTCGGCGTGCACGGCCTGGTGGCCAACTACATCCTCAACTACGGCACCGAGGCGCAGAAGCACGCCTGGCTGCCGAAGATGATCGCGGGCGAAGCGGTGGGCTCCATCGCCATGACCGAGCCCAACACCGGCTCCGACCTCCAGGCGGTGCGCACCCGCGCCGTGCGCGAGGGTGACGAGTACGTCCTCAACGGCTCCAAGACCTTCATCTCCAACGGCGCGTCCTGCGACCTGGCCCTGGTGGTGTGCAAGACCGGCAGCAGCGGCGGCGCCAAGGACATCTCCATCGTCATCGTCGAGAAGGAACGCGCCGGCTTCGGCCGCTCGCAGCCCCTGGAGAAGATCGGCCTGCACGCCCAGGACACCAGCATGCTGTTCTTCGACGACTGCCGCGTGCCGGTGGAGAACGTGCTGGGTGGGGAGGAGGGCAGGGGCTTCTACCAGCTCATGCACGACCTGGCCTGGGAACGCATCATCGGCGCCGTGGGCTTCCAGGCCCAGGCCGAGGCGGCCCTGGAACAGACCATCGAATACACCCGCACCCGCATGGTCTTCGGCCAGCCGGTGCTGGATTTCCAGAACTCCCGCTTCACCCTGGCGCAGCTCAAGACCGAAGTGCAGATCGGCCGTTCCTGGATCGACAGCTGCCTGGAGCTGCTGCTGCGTGGCGAGCTGACCTCGGAAACCGCCGCCGTGGCCAAGTACTGGACCGCCGAGCTGAGCAGCCGGGTGGTGGACGCCTGCCTGCAGCTGCATGGCGGCAACGGCTACATGACCGAATACCCCATCGCCCGCCTGTACCTGGATACCCGGGGCAACCGCATCTGGGGCGGCACCAACGAAATCATGAAGGAAATCATCGCCCGCACCCTGTGA
- a CDS encoding LuxR C-terminal-related transcriptional regulator encodes MHTDKLLVSTKFAPPRIGTQTILRQRLLEELQRMAQCRVGLVTGSPGFGKTTLLAQWRQEMMRSGADVAWLSLSADDKHLAIFFAYMRGALQRLGIPLDSGIPPEGARPEFIDEVVAAIVDGAAGINKELFLVIDDYQHVVDPRSHQLMQKLLDHSPDNLHYVISSRVGPPLSFSRLRLSGQLVELDCAELPFDLAETRAFLEHNLAAMKLSPEELHQIHQLTSGWPATLQLVVILLRSDPEARSTLREMGWRSDDLQSYLAENVMAHLPPDLVAFMEDISICRRFNASLAEAVTGCAPAQAMLKRLDEENLLIFRVEADDRQPWYRFHALFADFLATRLARRDNAAQNELHRRAARWFAERKLLAEAVRHATLAGDLGYAVEVIEQAAPATWSLDQLSPLLRLLDRLPQDILFSRPRLFFLGCLAYALTARPAKAEAWLEQFQRSGAAQQADVAYRLPLVQAAIEVQHDRTEPIIDLLKDFQALPDDYSVTRLGAPALLAIAYLAAGRMEEALQCLDASVIPDAERDAEMALVAEGARTLCYLQEGRMLEAERIGSAQLARAVAVHGHRSASAYLGAATLADVYRELDRSDEAREVLANRSGLLQWAMPDTMLRATICRARLDLLQDSTAVAMGFLERQERHFRNIGQDRALAHCLVEQARIALLESDRAGAAERVGRLETLALKHRDSLGFQADIPAMAALARARLLLATNYPDKALNDLEVLRDYATGYRRGQLLVKSQLLMAIAQADLLQPERADAHLLAALAQGRQLGLVRTFLDEGEVLRRMLAALAGKPVPEEEGAYLAQLLERFGSGPTERAGQSSAEGAPSMLTPRELAILQLISQAMSNKRVALTLNISLETVKWNLKNIYVKLGVSSRYDAVSWARKHGLIE; translated from the coding sequence ATGCATACCGACAAATTGCTCGTATCGACGAAATTCGCTCCACCGCGCATTGGCACCCAGACCATCCTGCGCCAGCGCCTGCTGGAGGAGCTGCAGCGCATGGCGCAATGCCGCGTGGGCCTGGTCACCGGCAGTCCCGGCTTCGGCAAGACCACGCTGCTGGCCCAGTGGCGCCAGGAGATGATGCGTTCCGGCGCGGATGTCGCCTGGCTGTCGCTGAGCGCCGACGACAAGCACCTGGCGATTTTCTTCGCCTATATGCGCGGCGCGCTGCAGCGCCTGGGCATCCCCCTGGACAGCGGCATTCCGCCGGAAGGGGCGCGCCCCGAGTTCATCGATGAGGTGGTGGCGGCCATCGTCGACGGTGCCGCCGGCATCAACAAGGAACTGTTCCTGGTCATCGACGACTACCAGCATGTGGTCGACCCGCGTTCCCACCAGCTGATGCAGAAGCTGCTGGACCACAGTCCGGACAACCTGCACTACGTGATTTCCTCCCGCGTGGGGCCGCCGCTGAGCTTCAGCCGATTGCGCCTGAGCGGCCAGCTGGTGGAACTCGATTGCGCGGAATTGCCCTTCGACCTGGCGGAAACCCGCGCCTTCCTCGAACACAACCTGGCGGCCATGAAGCTCAGCCCCGAGGAGTTGCACCAGATCCACCAGCTCACCAGCGGCTGGCCGGCCACCCTGCAACTGGTGGTGATTCTGTTGCGCAGCGATCCCGAGGCCCGCAGCACCTTGCGGGAAATGGGCTGGCGCTCCGACGACCTGCAGAGCTACCTGGCCGAGAACGTCATGGCGCATCTGCCACCGGACCTGGTGGCGTTCATGGAGGACATCAGCATCTGCCGGCGCTTCAACGCCTCCCTGGCGGAGGCCGTCACGGGGTGTGCGCCGGCCCAGGCCATGCTGAAACGGCTGGACGAGGAGAATCTGCTGATCTTCCGCGTGGAGGCCGACGACCGCCAACCCTGGTACCGCTTCCACGCGCTGTTCGCCGACTTCCTCGCCACGCGGCTCGCCCGCCGTGACAACGCGGCCCAGAACGAACTGCACCGCCGCGCCGCGCGCTGGTTCGCCGAGCGCAAGCTGCTGGCCGAAGCCGTGCGGCATGCGACCCTTGCGGGTGACCTGGGCTATGCCGTGGAGGTGATCGAACAGGCCGCTCCGGCGACCTGGAGCCTGGACCAGTTGAGCCCGCTCCTGCGCCTGCTCGACCGCCTGCCCCAGGACATCCTGTTCTCCAGGCCACGCCTGTTCTTCCTCGGTTGCCTTGCCTACGCACTGACCGCCCGGCCGGCCAAGGCCGAGGCCTGGCTGGAGCAGTTCCAGCGCAGCGGCGCGGCGCAACAGGCCGATGTGGCCTATCGCCTGCCGCTGGTGCAGGCGGCCATCGAGGTCCAGCACGACCGCACCGAGCCGATCATCGACCTGCTGAAAGACTTCCAGGCGCTGCCGGATGACTACTCGGTAACGCGGCTCGGCGCGCCGGCGTTGCTGGCCATCGCCTATCTGGCGGCCGGCCGTATGGAAGAGGCGTTGCAGTGCCTCGACGCCAGTGTCATTCCCGACGCCGAACGGGATGCGGAAATGGCCCTGGTGGCAGAAGGGGCGCGTACGCTCTGTTACCTGCAGGAGGGGCGGATGCTGGAAGCGGAACGCATCGGCTCGGCGCAACTGGCCCGCGCCGTGGCGGTACATGGGCACCGCTCCGCCAGCGCCTACCTCGGCGCGGCCACCCTGGCCGACGTCTATCGCGAGCTGGACCGCTCCGACGAGGCGCGGGAGGTGCTGGCCAATCGCAGCGGCCTGCTGCAATGGGCCATGCCCGACACCATGCTGCGGGCGACCATCTGCCGGGCGCGGCTCGACCTGCTGCAGGATTCCACCGCCGTCGCCATGGGCTTCCTGGAGCGCCAGGAGCGGCACTTCCGCAATATCGGCCAGGACCGCGCGCTGGCGCATTGCCTGGTGGAGCAGGCGCGCATCGCGCTGCTGGAGAGCGATCGCGCCGGGGCCGCCGAGCGCGTTGGCCGGCTGGAAACCCTGGCGCTCAAGCACCGGGATTCCCTTGGTTTCCAGGCGGACATTCCGGCCATGGCCGCGCTGGCTCGGGCGCGCCTGCTGCTGGCCACCAACTACCCGGACAAGGCACTCAACGACCTGGAGGTCCTGCGCGACTACGCCACGGGCTATCGACGCGGTCAGTTGCTGGTCAAAAGCCAGCTGCTGATGGCCATCGCCCAGGCCGACCTGCTGCAACCGGAACGGGCGGACGCGCACCTGCTGGCGGCCCTGGCCCAGGGCAGGCAGCTGGGGCTGGTCCGCACCTTCCTCGATGAAGGCGAGGTGCTGCGCAGGATGCTGGCGGCCCTGGCCGGCAAACCCGTACCCGAGGAGGAGGGCGCCTACCTGGCCCAGCTGCTCGAACGCTTCGGCTCCGGCCCCACCGAGCGCGCCGGGCAGTCTTCTGCCGAGGGCGCGCCCTCCATGCTCACCCCGCGCGAGCTGGCCATCCTCCAGCTGATCAGCCAGGCGATGTCCAACAAGCGCGTGGCCCTGACCCTGAACATTTCCCTGGAAACGGTGAAATGGAACCTGAAGAACATCTACGTCAAGCTCGGCGTGTCCAGCCGCTACGACGCGGTGTCCTGGGCGCGCAAGCACGGCCTGATCGAGTGA
- a CDS encoding acyl-CoA dehydrogenase family protein, whose translation MIPRTLFDHEHEEFRNTVRRFLAEECTPFHEQWEEDHLVPREIWQRAGELGMLNATTPEAYGGLGLDRRFSVIAVEEVARAGLSGLNGFNVHDICAGYFINFGTEEQKLQWLPKMASGEAIAAVAMTEPDTGSDLQAVKTRAVLEGDEYVINGAKTFISNGTNSDIIVVVAKTGNSGKGSRDISLILVEADRAGVSKSKPLRKVGLHAQDTTMVFFEDVRVPKANILGGEAGQGFYQLMKELAWERLSIGILAVAASQAVLEQTIDYTRERKAFGKPIIEFQNSRFKLADMKTEIALGQTYVDRCMELLLEHGLTPEAAAAAKLWCTELYSKVVDQCVQLHGGNGYMLEYPVARHYLDSRVNRIYGGANDIMRELVARTL comes from the coding sequence ATGATTCCGCGCACGCTGTTCGACCACGAACACGAAGAATTCCGCAACACCGTCCGCCGTTTCCTGGCCGAGGAGTGCACGCCGTTCCACGAGCAGTGGGAAGAAGACCACCTCGTACCCCGTGAAATCTGGCAGCGCGCCGGCGAGCTGGGCATGCTCAATGCCACCACCCCCGAGGCCTACGGCGGCCTGGGCCTGGACCGGCGTTTCTCGGTGATCGCGGTAGAGGAGGTGGCCCGTGCCGGGCTCTCCGGTCTGAACGGCTTCAACGTGCACGATATCTGCGCCGGCTACTTCATCAACTTCGGCACCGAGGAGCAGAAGCTCCAGTGGCTGCCGAAAATGGCCAGTGGCGAGGCCATCGCCGCCGTGGCCATGACCGAGCCCGATACCGGCTCCGACCTGCAGGCGGTGAAGACCCGCGCGGTGCTGGAGGGTGACGAGTACGTCATCAATGGCGCCAAGACCTTCATCTCCAACGGCACCAACAGCGACATAATCGTGGTGGTGGCCAAGACCGGGAACAGCGGCAAGGGCTCCCGGGACATTTCCCTGATCCTGGTGGAAGCCGACCGGGCTGGCGTGAGCAAGTCCAAACCGCTGCGCAAGGTCGGCCTGCATGCCCAGGACACCACCATGGTGTTCTTCGAGGACGTGCGCGTGCCCAAGGCCAACATCCTTGGCGGCGAGGCCGGCCAGGGCTTCTACCAGCTCATGAAGGAGCTGGCCTGGGAACGCCTGAGCATCGGCATCCTTGCCGTCGCCGCGAGCCAGGCGGTGCTGGAGCAGACCATCGACTACACCCGTGAGCGCAAGGCGTTCGGCAAACCGATCATCGAGTTCCAGAACTCGCGCTTCAAACTGGCGGACATGAAGACCGAGATCGCCCTGGGGCAGACCTATGTCGACCGCTGCATGGAGCTGTTGCTGGAGCACGGACTGACCCCGGAAGCGGCCGCCGCGGCCAAGCTCTGGTGCACCGAGCTGTACTCGAAGGTGGTGGACCAGTGCGTGCAGTTGCATGGCGGCAACGGCTACATGCTGGAGTACCCGGTGGCCCGTCATTACCTCGACAGCCGGGTCAACCGCATCTACGGCGGCGCCAACGACATCATGCGCGAGCTGGTGGCGCGGACCCTCTGA
- a CDS encoding SDR family oxidoreductase produces the protein MSQEIRFDGKVAIVTGAGNGLGRAHALLLGSRGAKVVVNDLGVTTEGLGSSSAAADAVVAEIRALGGEAVADYHSVTEGEKIVATALENFGTVDILINNAGVLRDTSFHKMTEEQWDLIQDVHVKGAFRLTHAVWPIMRDKGYGRIVMTASGAGIFGNFGQCNYATAKSGLIGFTNALAIEGASKNIRVNTIAPIAASRMVIASGIFPEELHAKLKVEDVAPLVGWLCSEECQDTGGLFEVGGGFHAKYRWERSHGRFLHTDSLSPELVRENWERITRFDEHSVHHANGGEGFKELFERMESRAIGGNQYVDMEVAANAVATLETEYTQTDAALYALAVGAAKDPLDRTELLYINEFKGEEFRVLPTMAVLPATQVFLKAILAGKPTLEGLELPFAKGLHGEQYTEMYRPLPPKAKLKHTMRLKEALDKGKSSVSVLEIHTTDEQGTPLYYNEFTSFYTGTPGAGLKRVASVPATPLPEREPDAVIAEQTDVNQALLYRLCGDWNPMHVDPDYAAKAGYDKPFLHGLCTFGYAGRHVIKAFCNNDSRLFKSIRVRFAAIVMPGDTLETRMWRESPTRVIFETRAVERDVVVLKGGSVEIFEQVPA, from the coding sequence GTGTCTCAAGAAATTCGCTTCGACGGCAAAGTCGCCATCGTCACCGGCGCCGGCAACGGCCTGGGCCGCGCCCATGCCCTGCTGCTGGGTTCCCGTGGTGCCAAGGTGGTGGTCAACGACCTGGGGGTCACCACCGAAGGCCTGGGCAGTTCTTCCGCCGCGGCCGACGCCGTGGTCGCCGAGATCCGCGCCCTGGGCGGCGAGGCGGTGGCCGACTACCACTCGGTGACCGAGGGCGAGAAGATCGTCGCCACCGCGCTGGAGAACTTCGGCACCGTCGACATCCTGATCAACAACGCCGGCGTCCTGCGTGACACCTCCTTCCACAAGATGACCGAGGAGCAGTGGGACCTGATCCAGGACGTCCACGTGAAGGGCGCCTTCCGCCTGACCCACGCCGTCTGGCCGATCATGCGCGACAAGGGCTACGGCCGTATCGTGATGACCGCCTCCGGCGCCGGCATCTTCGGCAACTTCGGCCAGTGCAACTACGCCACCGCCAAGTCCGGCCTGATCGGCTTCACCAACGCCCTGGCCATCGAGGGCGCGAGCAAGAACATCCGCGTCAACACCATCGCCCCGATCGCCGCCTCGCGCATGGTGATCGCCAGCGGCATCTTCCCGGAAGAGCTGCACGCCAAGCTGAAGGTGGAGGACGTCGCACCGCTGGTAGGCTGGCTGTGCAGCGAGGAATGCCAGGACACCGGCGGCCTGTTCGAGGTCGGCGGCGGCTTCCACGCCAAGTACCGCTGGGAGCGTTCCCATGGCCGCTTCCTGCACACCGACTCCCTGAGCCCGGAACTGGTGCGCGAGAACTGGGAGCGCATCACCCGCTTCGACGAGCACAGCGTGCACCACGCCAATGGCGGTGAAGGCTTCAAGGAACTGTTCGAGCGCATGGAATCCCGTGCCATTGGCGGCAACCAGTACGTGGACATGGAAGTCGCGGCCAACGCCGTGGCGACCCTGGAAACCGAGTACACCCAGACCGACGCCGCGCTCTACGCCCTGGCCGTGGGCGCCGCCAAGGACCCGCTGGATCGCACCGAGCTGCTCTACATCAACGAGTTCAAGGGCGAGGAGTTCCGCGTGCTGCCGACCATGGCGGTGCTGCCGGCGACCCAGGTGTTCCTCAAGGCGATCCTCGCCGGCAAGCCGACCCTGGAAGGCCTGGAGCTGCCGTTCGCCAAGGGCCTGCACGGCGAGCAGTACACCGAGATGTACCGCCCGCTGCCGCCCAAGGCCAAGCTGAAACACACCATGCGTCTCAAGGAAGCACTGGACAAGGGCAAGAGCTCCGTGAGCGTGCTGGAAATCCACACCACCGACGAGCAGGGCACGCCGCTCTACTACAACGAGTTCACCAGCTTCTACACCGGCACCCCGGGCGCTGGCCTGAAGCGTGTGGCGAGCGTACCGGCCACTCCGCTGCCGGAACGTGAACCCGATGCGGTGATCGCCGAGCAGACCGATGTGAACCAGGCGCTGCTGTATCGCCTGTGCGGTGACTGGAACCCGATGCACGTGGACCCGGACTACGCCGCCAAGGCTGGCTACGACAAGCCGTTCCTGCATGGCCTGTGCACCTTCGGCTATGCCGGGCGCCATGTGATCAAGGCGTTCTGCAACAACGATTCGCGCCTGTTCAAGAGCATCCGCGTGCGCTTCGCCGCCATCGTGATGCCAGGCGACACCCTGGAGACCCGCATGTGGCGTGAATCGCCGACCCGCGTGATCTTCGAGACCCGCGCCGTCGAGCGTGACGTGGTGGTGCTCAAGGGCGGCTCGGTGGAGATCTTCGAGCAAGTGCCGGCCTGA
- a CDS encoding acyl-CoA dehydrogenase family protein gives MIPRTLFDHEHEEFRSTVRRFLAEECAPQLEQWEEDHRVPRAIWQRAGELGMLNATTPEAYGGLGLDRRFSMVATEEIYRAGLASGLIGFGVHDIVAGYLVNFGNEEQKQTWLPKMAAGEAIGAVAMTEPDTGSDLQAVKTRAVLDGDEYVINGAKTFISNGTNCDLVVVVAKTGNTGKGAQDISLILVEADRAGFSKSKPLRKVGLHAQDTTMLFFEDVRVPKENVLGGVPGQGFIQLMRELAWERLSIAISSVAGAQAVLESTLDYTKGRTVFGKPIFAFQNTRFKLADLKMQLAVSQNYVDRCMEQCLAHSLTPEAAASAKLWCSDLYTKVVDECVQLHGGNGYMLEYPVARHYLDHRVLRIAGGANDIMKDLVGRTL, from the coding sequence ATGATTCCGCGTACCCTTTTCGATCATGAGCACGAGGAGTTTCGCAGTACCGTGCGACGCTTCCTGGCCGAGGAGTGCGCTCCCCAGCTGGAACAGTGGGAAGAGGATCATCGGGTACCCCGTGCCATCTGGCAGCGCGCCGGTGAGCTGGGCATGCTCAACGCCACCACTCCGGAAGCCTATGGCGGCTTGGGGTTGGATCGCCGCTTCAGCATGGTCGCCACCGAAGAGATCTACCGGGCCGGGCTCGCCTCCGGGCTGATCGGCTTCGGCGTCCACGACATAGTCGCCGGCTACCTGGTGAACTTCGGCAACGAAGAGCAGAAACAGACCTGGCTGCCGAAGATGGCGGCAGGGGAAGCCATCGGCGCGGTGGCCATGACCGAGCCGGATACCGGCTCCGACCTGCAGGCGGTCAAGACCCGCGCGGTGCTGGACGGTGACGAGTACGTCATCAACGGCGCCAAGACCTTCATCTCCAACGGCACCAACTGCGATCTGGTCGTGGTGGTCGCCAAGACCGGCAACACCGGCAAGGGCGCCCAGGACATCTCGCTGATCCTGGTGGAGGCCGACCGCGCCGGCTTCAGCAAATCCAAACCGTTGCGCAAGGTCGGCCTGCACGCCCAGGACACCACCATGCTGTTCTTCGAGGACGTGCGCGTACCAAAGGAGAACGTCCTGGGCGGCGTGCCGGGCCAGGGCTTCATCCAGCTGATGAGGGAATTGGCCTGGGAGCGCCTGTCCATCGCCATCAGCAGCGTCGCCGGCGCCCAGGCGGTACTGGAAAGTACCCTGGACTACACCAAGGGCCGCACGGTGTTCGGCAAGCCGATCTTCGCCTTCCAGAACACCCGCTTCAAATTGGCCGACCTGAAGATGCAGCTGGCGGTTTCCCAGAACTATGTCGACCGCTGCATGGAGCAATGCCTGGCGCACAGCCTCACGCCCGAGGCGGCGGCCTCCGCCAAGCTCTGGTGTTCCGACCTCTACACCAAGGTGGTGGACGAGTGCGTCCAGCTCCATGGTGGCAACGGCTACATGCTCGAGTACCCGGTTGCCCGCCACTACCTCGATCACCGCGTGCTGCGCATCGCCGGCGGCGCCAACGACATCATGAAAGATCTGGTCGGGCGCACGCTCTGA